One segment of Trichlorobacter ammonificans DNA contains the following:
- the recQ gene encoding DNA helicase RecQ → MSASIHDTLRTVFGFHAFRPPQQEVIERVIGGEDVFLVMPTGGGKSLCYQVPALHRRGVAIVVSPLIALMKDQVDGLLANGVAAACLNSTLVPAEARSVFQRWDAGELDLLYVAPERLLMADFLERLAAVPLALFAIDEAHCISQWGHDFRPEYTQLGRLRELFPDVPLVAMTATADPETRRDILRQLGIQGAKVYVAGFDRPNITYNVLPKQKPFVQLEAFLRNRRDEAGIVYALSRKRVEEVAQRLRDAGFSARAYHAGLPDRERQQVQEAFRRDDLRIVVATVAFGMGIDKPNVRYVVHYDLPKSVESYYQETGRAGRDGLPSEALLLFGMGDVMTARSLIENSENPERVRIELQKLNAMVAYAEALTCRRRALLGYFGEQRDHECGNCDICNDPPERFDASEAVRKVLSCVYRVGERFGARHVIDVLRGSKGQRIAELRHDRLSTYGIGADLSGEEWDNIIRQLIHLGYLTQDFSRYGVLGLTPAARPVLKGEVAVLLGRPRSTARVEERSRSRSRGVKESRGGLFEVLRALRKRIADEAGVPPFVVFSDATLVEMAQARPRDERELLSITGVGQRKLARYGALFLDAIDDHRRRAEPGSDAGPPVD, encoded by the coding sequence ATGTCCGCCTCCATCCACGACACCCTGCGAACCGTCTTCGGCTTCCATGCCTTTCGGCCTCCCCAGCAGGAGGTGATCGAACGGGTCATTGGCGGCGAGGATGTGTTCCTGGTCATGCCCACCGGCGGCGGCAAGTCCCTCTGCTACCAGGTGCCGGCCTTGCACCGCCGCGGGGTGGCCATCGTGGTGTCGCCCCTCATTGCACTGATGAAGGATCAGGTGGACGGGCTGCTGGCCAACGGTGTGGCCGCTGCCTGCCTCAACTCCACCCTGGTGCCGGCCGAGGCCCGAAGCGTCTTCCAGCGGTGGGATGCGGGAGAACTGGACCTGCTGTACGTGGCACCGGAGCGGCTGCTGATGGCTGATTTCCTGGAGCGGCTGGCTGCCGTGCCCCTGGCCCTGTTCGCCATTGACGAGGCCCACTGTATTTCCCAGTGGGGCCACGACTTCCGGCCCGAATACACCCAGCTCGGCCGCTTGCGGGAGCTGTTTCCCGACGTGCCGCTGGTGGCCATGACCGCCACCGCCGACCCGGAAACCCGGCGGGACATTCTCCGCCAGTTGGGGATCCAGGGGGCCAAGGTCTATGTGGCCGGGTTCGACCGGCCCAACATCACCTATAACGTCCTGCCCAAACAGAAGCCCTTTGTCCAACTGGAGGCGTTTCTGCGCAACCGGCGCGACGAGGCCGGTATTGTCTATGCCTTAAGCCGCAAGCGGGTGGAGGAGGTTGCGCAACGGCTCCGTGACGCCGGCTTCAGCGCACGGGCCTACCATGCCGGCCTGCCCGACCGGGAGCGACAGCAGGTGCAGGAGGCGTTCCGGCGGGACGACCTGCGGATCGTGGTGGCTACCGTAGCCTTTGGCATGGGGATCGACAAGCCCAACGTCCGGTACGTGGTGCATTACGACCTGCCCAAGAGCGTGGAGAGCTACTACCAGGAGACCGGCCGGGCCGGCCGGGATGGACTGCCCTCGGAGGCCCTGCTTTTGTTCGGCATGGGGGACGTCATGACCGCCCGCAGCCTGATCGAGAACAGCGAAAACCCGGAGCGGGTGCGGATAGAGCTGCAGAAGCTGAACGCCATGGTGGCCTACGCCGAGGCCCTGACCTGCCGCAGGCGGGCGCTTTTGGGCTATTTCGGCGAGCAGCGGGACCACGAGTGCGGCAACTGCGATATCTGCAACGACCCGCCGGAACGGTTCGACGCCTCGGAGGCGGTCAGGAAGGTCCTTTCCTGCGTCTACCGGGTGGGAGAGCGCTTCGGGGCCCGGCATGTCATCGACGTGCTGCGGGGAAGTAAAGGACAGCGGATTGCGGAGCTGCGGCACGACCGTCTCTCCACCTACGGCATCGGTGCGGACCTCTCGGGAGAGGAGTGGGACAACATCATCCGCCAGTTGATTCACCTGGGATACCTGACCCAGGATTTCAGCCGGTACGGCGTTCTGGGGCTTACCCCGGCGGCGCGGCCGGTGCTGAAAGGGGAGGTAGCGGTGCTGTTGGGGCGGCCCCGCAGCACGGCACGGGTGGAGGAACGGTCCCGGAGCCGCAGCCGAGGGGTGAAGGAAAGCCGCGGCGGTCTGTTCGAGGTCTTGCGGGCCCTGCGCAAGCGGATCGCCGACGAAGCCGGGGTACCTCCCTTCGTGGTCTTCTCCGACGCCACCTTGGTGGAGATGGCCCAAGCCAGGCCCCGGGACGAGCGGGAACTGCTGTCCATCACCGGTGTGGGGCAGCGCAAGCTCGCCAGGTACGGGGCGCTGTTTCTCGATGCCATTGACGATCACCGGCGCAGGGCCGAGCCGGGGAGTGATGCCGGTCCTCCGGTCGATTGA